The following nucleotide sequence is from Lysobacterales bacterium.
GGGGGTGACTAGCGGCGGAAGCGGTGGGGGTTGGGCGGGTCCGGCTCTGGCCGCTTCTGAATCTCAATCCAGTCACGGGCCGGATGAAAAGACACCCTCTGCTGGATTCGGCGGACACGGCGCTCGATGCGGCGGCAGCCGAGGAGGTCGCGCTGCCGTACTGCTCCGCTTGCACCGGCCTGGCCACCGACGAGAAGTTCCGGGTCCCGGGTCCCGGGTCCCGAGTCCCGAGTCCCGGTTTCCCCATTAGCGACAATCAGGCGCCGCGCAGATCCCACAGAGCCCAGGCAGCGACCGCGGTCAGGGCGATCAGCGGCAGGGTGGACAGCACGAACAGGGCGAACCGGCTCGGGATGTGGTTGCACAGCGACTGGACCAGGCTGTGGGCGACGCGCAGGCCGACGTAGGCCCAGGCCAGGGCCAGGACCCAGGTGTCGCCGCGACCGAGCAGCGCCAGGCTGATCGCCACCGCATAGAACAGCGTGGGCTGCTCCATCAGATGGTTGTAGTTGTCGGCCTTCCAGCGCACCTTCGCCGGCAGGGTCGCCATCTGGGCGCCACGCGGCGCCATCGGGTCCGGCCGCATGCGAGCGTCACGCATCGCCGGCAGCCGGGTCGCGTACATCCAGGCCCAGACCACCAGGCTCCAGGCGACCAGGGCAAGCACAGGTCCGAGCAGTTGCGGGGCGATCGGTGTGTCCATCGGGGGCTCCTCAAGGCGGCCCCATTCTGCCGCAGCCCGCCCGCGGCCACGCCTGCGCCAGCCCTCGCACCGCGGTGCTGCGACTGTGCCAAGCTGGCGACGTCACCGACCCGAGAAACCCACCATGACCGTGCACGCCTACGGCGCCCATGCCGCCGACCAGCCCCTGACCCGGATGGCCATCGAGCGCCGGGAGCCCGGCCCGCGCGACGTGGTCATCGACATCGCCTGGTGCGGGGTCTGCCACTCCGACCTGCACACGGTGCGCTCGGAATGGCCGGGCACCCTGTATCCCTGCGTACCCGGTCACGAGATCGTCGGAACCGTGGCCGCGGTCGGCGCCGAGGTCGCCCGCCACAAGGTCGGCGACACCGTCGGGGTCGGCTGCCTGGTCGGCAGCTGCCGCCGCTGCGCGAGCTGCGGCCAGGGCCTTGAGCAGTACTGCGAGAACGGCTTCGTCGCCACCTACAACGGCCCCTGCCACGAGGCGCCCGGGCACACGCTGGGCGGCTACGCGCAGCGCATCGTCGTCGACGAGTCCTTCGTGCTGGCGATCCGCCACCCGGCCGACCAGCTCGCCGCGGTGGCGCCGCTGCTGTGCGCCGGCATCACCACCTACTCGCCGCTCCGGCACTGGCGCGTCGGCCCCGGC
It contains:
- a CDS encoding NAD(P)-dependent alcohol dehydrogenase; this encodes MTVHAYGAHAADQPLTRMAIERREPGPRDVVIDIAWCGVCHSDLHTVRSEWPGTLYPCVPGHEIVGTVAAVGAEVARHKVGDTVGVGCLVGSCRRCASCGQGLEQYCENGFVATYNGPCHEAPGHTLGGYAQRIVVDESFVLAIRHPADQLAAVAPLLCAGITTYSPLRHWRVGPGQTVGIAGIGGLGHMGIKLAKAMGAHTVAFTRSADKREAALALGADEVVLTGDPGAIKAHAGRFHFILDTIAASHDLDPYTSMLRRDGTLCLVGVPEHGHPSPGVFNLVFGRKAIAGSLIGGLPETQEMLDFCAEHGIVADIEVIAANQIEDAYARMLRSDVKYRFVIDCATLAG
- a CDS encoding MAPEG family protein, encoding MDTPIAPQLLGPVLALVAWSLVVWAWMYATRLPAMRDARMRPDPMAPRGAQMATLPAKVRWKADNYNHLMEQPTLFYAVAISLALLGRGDTWVLALAWAYVGLRVAHSLVQSLCNHIPSRFALFVLSTLPLIALTAVAAWALWDLRGA